One genomic segment of Streptomyces sp. TLI_146 includes these proteins:
- a CDS encoding condensation domain-containing protein encodes MAEFVRYRTPLGGGRAVTAPATCAQRHIWNLIQRQLPDAAFYDICYWVALPGHGAAQDLLDVFAELLRRHESLRTSFHRGADGSLVQQVMDSAEFETEVWTLTPDEDRDSVLDTWQRRMRHTPFEAAQAPLIRFMVIVADGSPVLAAYCVSHLVVDLTSLRLLADEVTALLDARAAGRPLPPAVPARQPVEQAQLENSPRGRALQARARAYWCRQLAGAPATLFPPRNGAGGSLAAPVRYSAAMESRAVALAVPLLARRWRVSTSVVLLTVVAQLLGRRAGTPSCTLRLLAANRSDPELRGTIGNLHSEVAVTIGLEGERIEDIARRAFAECTAAYANGLYDPDEVADLIASAHGPGVPVDLSYCFNDVRLEHALPPEVEGGAAVSGAALRAAMADTVVAPDEFEEGETFFLVIDDEIPGRIRLVLNADHRALTPSQVHGFLYDVERSLVEYVEGAGQRAMEERGAAAGGLGGRSLL; translated from the coding sequence GTGGCGGAATTCGTCCGGTACCGTACCCCCCTCGGCGGAGGACGAGCCGTCACCGCGCCGGCCACCTGCGCACAGCGGCACATATGGAACCTGATCCAGCGTCAACTGCCCGACGCCGCCTTCTACGACATCTGCTACTGGGTGGCGCTGCCCGGCCACGGCGCCGCACAGGACCTCCTCGACGTCTTCGCCGAACTGCTCAGGCGCCACGAGTCACTGCGCACCTCCTTCCATCGGGGCGCAGACGGCTCACTGGTCCAACAGGTCATGGACTCGGCGGAGTTCGAGACCGAGGTGTGGACCCTCACGCCGGACGAGGACCGCGACAGCGTGCTGGACACCTGGCAGCGCCGTATGCGGCACACCCCCTTCGAGGCCGCGCAGGCCCCGCTGATCCGGTTCATGGTGATCGTCGCCGACGGTTCCCCGGTGCTCGCCGCGTACTGCGTGTCCCACCTCGTGGTGGACCTGACGTCCCTGCGCCTGCTGGCCGATGAGGTCACCGCCCTGCTCGACGCCCGGGCAGCCGGTCGCCCCCTGCCGCCCGCCGTGCCGGCTCGGCAGCCCGTTGAGCAGGCGCAGTTGGAGAACTCACCGCGCGGCCGGGCCCTGCAGGCGCGGGCGCGCGCCTACTGGTGCCGCCAGCTCGCGGGCGCGCCCGCCACCCTGTTCCCGCCGCGCAACGGTGCCGGGGGCAGCCTGGCGGCGCCGGTCCGCTACAGCGCCGCCATGGAATCCCGGGCGGTGGCGCTCGCGGTACCGCTCCTGGCACGGCGCTGGCGGGTGAGTACCTCCGTCGTTCTGCTGACCGTCGTCGCCCAGCTCCTGGGCCGCCGCGCGGGGACGCCGTCGTGCACCCTGCGCCTGCTCGCCGCCAACCGGTCGGACCCGGAACTGCGCGGCACCATCGGCAATCTGCACTCGGAGGTGGCCGTGACGATCGGCCTGGAGGGCGAGCGCATCGAGGACATCGCACGCCGCGCCTTCGCCGAGTGCACCGCCGCGTACGCGAATGGTCTTTACGACCCCGACGAGGTGGCGGACCTGATCGCCTCCGCCCACGGGCCCGGTGTGCCCGTCGACCTCTCGTACTGCTTCAACGACGTCCGGCTGGAGCACGCCCTGCCTCCCGAGGTCGAGGGTGGTGCCGCGGTGTCCGGCGCCGCCCTGCGAGCCGCGATGGCCGACACCGTCGTCGCACCCGACGAGTTCGAGGAGGGAGAGACCTTCTTCCTCGTGATCGACGATGAGATTCCGGGCCGGATCCGGCTGGTGCTCAACGCCGACCACCGGGCGCTCACGCCGTCCCAGGTGCATGGATTCCTGTACGACGTCGAGCGCTCACTCGTCGAGTACGTCGAAGGCGCGGGGCAGCGGGCCATGGAAGAACGCGGCGCGGCCGCAGGCGGTCTCGGCGGCCGGTCCCTTCTCTAG